One genomic window of Streptomyces sp. NBC_01276 includes the following:
- a CDS encoding alpha/beta hydrolase-fold protein, which yields MSHDSDGQYQPPYRPDGQYPQQPPYGQQQGRQQGQPQYAPQGRSQPPYGQPPQGRPPQGQQPYGRPGYGQPQQGGGPYGQNGYGQDQGYEAPTMQQPRYEQPPYQQQHQHDQYEPPYGEEPPRRKSKAKKWIIAGVSVLALAGIAAGTMSYFEIPPFTDKGEAVSFGKPAGDKGGEAKQAPNSKALMPTNPTAQFKNASTLSDGTHVAVTELDGKKSGFKGKVWIWAPKEYNDPKFAKSGFPVMIALPGGAGYPMNYWMGTDLKLQSSISQWYSEGKSKPFILAMPVLNPQPDEPKAIYWDGSDIPEQPKMGTWLTEDVPNLVKENFRTVKSRDGWAYMGSSTGGFASLKAVLKYPEKFKAAICSGPDIVPDSPLWVGHDKEKAENNPELLAKQLIDKKGPDVYLAFQVGDNESNKKTLPDVQKFVATYTKGPIHTSLRVIPGGQHNAKTYVPNMGLGPIEFISKVMEGPVE from the coding sequence ATGTCGCACGATTCCGACGGGCAGTACCAGCCGCCGTACCGGCCGGACGGGCAGTACCCGCAGCAGCCCCCGTACGGTCAGCAACAGGGCCGACAGCAGGGCCAGCCGCAGTACGCGCCCCAGGGCCGGTCCCAGCCTCCCTACGGCCAGCCCCCGCAGGGCCGCCCCCCGCAGGGTCAGCAGCCCTACGGCCGGCCCGGCTACGGGCAGCCGCAGCAGGGCGGGGGACCCTACGGCCAGAACGGCTACGGGCAGGACCAGGGGTACGAGGCCCCCACCATGCAGCAGCCCCGCTACGAGCAGCCGCCGTACCAGCAGCAGCACCAGCACGACCAGTACGAGCCCCCCTACGGGGAGGAACCCCCGCGCCGGAAGTCCAAGGCGAAGAAGTGGATCATCGCCGGAGTCTCGGTCCTGGCCCTCGCGGGCATCGCCGCGGGCACCATGAGCTACTTCGAGATACCGCCGTTCACCGACAAGGGCGAGGCCGTTTCCTTCGGCAAGCCCGCGGGCGACAAGGGTGGGGAGGCCAAGCAGGCGCCGAACTCGAAGGCGCTGATGCCGACGAACCCGACGGCCCAGTTCAAGAACGCGTCGACCCTGTCGGACGGCACCCACGTGGCGGTCACCGAGCTCGACGGCAAGAAGTCCGGCTTCAAGGGGAAGGTGTGGATCTGGGCTCCGAAGGAGTACAACGACCCCAAGTTCGCCAAGAGCGGCTTCCCGGTCATGATCGCCCTGCCCGGCGGCGCCGGCTACCCGATGAACTACTGGATGGGTACCGACCTCAAGCTTCAGTCCAGCATCAGCCAGTGGTACTCCGAGGGGAAGAGCAAGCCCTTCATCCTGGCGATGCCGGTGCTCAACCCGCAGCCGGACGAACCCAAGGCCATCTACTGGGACGGTTCCGACATTCCGGAGCAGCCCAAGATGGGCACCTGGCTGACCGAGGACGTCCCGAACCTGGTGAAGGAGAACTTCCGCACCGTCAAGTCGCGTGACGGCTGGGCCTACATGGGCTCGTCCACCGGCGGCTTCGCCAGCCTCAAGGCCGTGCTGAAGTACCCGGAGAAGTTCAAGGCCGCGATCTGCTCCGGACCGGACATCGTCCCGGACTCCCCCCTGTGGGTGGGCCACGACAAGGAGAAGGCCGAGAACAATCCGGAGCTCCTCGCCAAGCAGCTCATCGACAAGAAGGGCCCGGACGTCTACCTGGCCTTCCAGGTCGGCGACAACGAGAGCAACAAGAAGACGCTCCCGGACGTGCAGAAGTTCGTCGCGACCTACACCAAGGGACCGATCCACACCAGCCTGAGGGTGATCCCGGGCGGCCAGCACAACGCCAAGACCTACGTGCCGAACATGGGTCTGGGGCCGATCGAGTTCATCAGCAAGGTCATGGAAGGACCAGTGGAGTAG
- a CDS encoding carboxylesterase/lipase family protein, with the protein MSTASGGGRPRAGTAHGTVEGRWGPGGTAVFRGVPYAAPPVGPRAFAAPGPPAAWDGVRDAGAFGPTAPKVPYPEAFAALLSDPEISGEDCLTVNVWTPDPAPAARLPVMVWLHGGAHTRGSSAVPVYDGSAFARDGVVLVSVNFRLGVLGYGLFPDAPANRGLLDQIAALEWVRDNIAAFGGDPGRVTVFGESAGAISVGALLAAPRAEGLFARAVLQSGAPEALPRDQVRTMVRRMAARLGVPATARAFGAVGLPALLSAQAAAMRRSSPVLGGPAFGLVTDPDTLPADPLEAAAASDVPLLMGWTAQEHRLWLAPTGGMRLLDRLGPLAVAYGRLRGGKDRAAVRALRAVLPQASPADLAGHLVTDRLLRDPLRRIAGARRAAPSHLYEFGWHSGVPGLGACHALELGFVFDTLGLPESAWLAGPDAPQALADEMHGAWVRYATTGDPGWEPWNGNGPPKVFGGPEPEAVRAEAATPLVLP; encoded by the coding sequence ATGAGCACAGCGAGCGGCGGCGGACGGCCCCGGGCCGGTACCGCACACGGCACGGTGGAGGGCCGCTGGGGCCCCGGCGGGACCGCCGTCTTCCGGGGTGTCCCCTACGCGGCCCCGCCCGTCGGCCCGCGCGCCTTCGCGGCCCCCGGACCCCCGGCGGCCTGGGACGGCGTACGCGACGCGGGGGCGTTCGGCCCCACCGCCCCCAAGGTGCCCTACCCCGAGGCCTTCGCCGCCCTGCTGTCCGACCCGGAGATCTCCGGTGAGGACTGCCTCACCGTCAACGTGTGGACCCCCGACCCGGCGCCCGCGGCCCGGCTGCCCGTCATGGTGTGGCTGCACGGCGGCGCCCACACCCGGGGCTCCTCCGCCGTCCCCGTCTACGACGGCTCCGCCTTCGCCCGCGACGGGGTCGTGCTCGTCTCGGTCAACTTCCGCCTCGGCGTACTCGGGTACGGGCTCTTCCCCGACGCCCCCGCCAACCGCGGCCTCCTCGACCAGATCGCCGCCCTCGAATGGGTCCGGGACAACATCGCGGCCTTCGGCGGCGACCCCGGCCGCGTCACCGTCTTCGGCGAGTCCGCCGGGGCGATCAGCGTGGGCGCCCTGCTCGCGGCCCCACGCGCCGAGGGCCTGTTCGCGCGGGCCGTCCTGCAGAGCGGAGCCCCCGAGGCGCTGCCGCGCGACCAGGTCCGCACGATGGTGCGGCGGATGGCCGCCCGGCTCGGGGTGCCGGCCACCGCCCGGGCCTTCGGGGCGGTGGGCCTGCCCGCGCTGCTCTCCGCCCAGGCGGCGGCGATGCGCCGCTCCTCCCCGGTGCTGGGCGGTCCGGCCTTCGGGCTGGTCACGGACCCGGACACGCTCCCCGCCGACCCGCTGGAGGCCGCCGCGGCCTCGGACGTGCCGCTGCTGATGGGCTGGACCGCCCAGGAGCACCGGCTGTGGCTGGCGCCCACCGGCGGGATGCGCCTGCTGGACCGGCTCGGCCCGCTGGCCGTGGCGTACGGCCGGCTGCGCGGCGGCAAGGACCGGGCCGCCGTACGGGCCCTGCGCGCCGTGCTGCCGCAAGCCTCCCCGGCCGACCTGGCCGGGCACCTGGTCACCGACCGGCTGCTGCGCGACCCCCTGCGCCGGATCGCCGGGGCCCGGCGGGCGGCCCCGAGCCATCTGTACGAGTTCGGCTGGCACAGCGGGGTACCCGGGCTGGGGGCCTGCCACGCGCTGGAGCTGGGTTTCGTCTTCGACACCCTCGGCCTGCCGGAGTCCGCCTGGCTGGCCGGGCCGGACGCGCCGCAGGCCCTCGCCGACGAGATGCACGGGGCCTGGGTCCGCTACGCCACCACCGGGGACCCCGGCTGGGAGCCCTGGAACGGCAACGGCCCGCCGAAGGTGTTCGGCGGGCCGGAGCCGGAGGCAGTGCGTGCGGAGGCTGCTACTCCACTGGTCCTTCCATGA
- a CDS encoding chaplin gives MSRIAKAFVITAAAGSALAAGAGLAAADAGAHGAAVGSPGVLSGNLVQVPVHVPVNVCGNTVNVIGLLNPAFGNTCINASGGEHGDHHTQGGYGG, from the coding sequence ATGTCGCGTATCGCGAAGGCGTTCGTCATCACCGCTGCTGCCGGTAGCGCCCTGGCCGCCGGTGCGGGTCTGGCGGCTGCCGATGCCGGAGCGCACGGTGCGGCGGTCGGCTCCCCCGGTGTCCTGTCGGGCAACCTCGTCCAGGTTCCGGTCCACGTCCCGGTCAACGTCTGCGGCAACACCGTGAACGTGATCGGCCTGCTGAACCCGGCCTTCGGCAACACCTGCATCAACGCGTCGGGCGGCGAGCACGGCGACCACCACACCCAGGGCGGCTACGGCGGCTGA
- a CDS encoding tyrosinase family protein, giving the protein MYTRQNQKDLTGAQKKRFTAAVLELKRNGTYDAFVRTHDRYFVPDRDRKLRVGHMSPSFFPWHRRYLLEFEKELRALDPGVSIPYWDWTTDTSPVSSLWADDFLGGTGREGDRQVMTGPFAYEHGNWTITVGITEARFLTRNLGRPGNPISLPTPAELQWALDDPLYDSSPWDSTAAGGGFRNKLEGWAAPKSERWRNHNKVHQWIGGHMTGGTAPNDPAFWLHHAFVDLLWDRWQQQHPDSGYLPAAPLAPGDLQRGRVIALDEPMPPWGVSPREMYGHQGVYRYA; this is encoded by the coding sequence TTGTACACGCGGCAGAACCAGAAGGACCTGACCGGCGCCCAGAAGAAGCGGTTCACGGCAGCCGTGCTGGAGCTCAAGCGCAACGGCACGTACGACGCGTTCGTGCGGACCCACGACCGGTACTTCGTGCCCGACCGGGACCGCAAACTGCGCGTCGGGCACATGTCCCCGTCCTTCTTCCCCTGGCACCGGCGCTACCTGCTGGAGTTCGAGAAGGAGCTGAGGGCCCTCGACCCGGGGGTGTCCATCCCGTACTGGGACTGGACCACCGACACCAGCCCCGTCTCCTCCCTGTGGGCCGACGACTTCCTCGGCGGCACCGGCCGTGAGGGCGACCGGCAGGTGATGACCGGCCCCTTCGCCTACGAACACGGCAACTGGACGATCACCGTCGGGATCACCGAGGCCCGGTTCCTCACCCGCAACCTCGGCCGTCCGGGCAACCCGATCTCCCTGCCCACCCCGGCCGAACTCCAGTGGGCGCTCGACGACCCCCTCTACGACAGCTCGCCCTGGGACTCCACCGCCGCCGGCGGCGGTTTCCGCAACAAACTGGAGGGCTGGGCCGCGCCCAAGAGCGAGCGCTGGCGCAACCACAACAAGGTCCACCAGTGGATCGGCGGTCACATGACGGGCGGCACGGCCCCCAACGACCCCGCCTTCTGGCTCCACCACGCCTTCGTGGACCTGCTCTGGGACCGCTGGCAGCAGCAGCATCCCGACTCCGGCTACCTGCCGGCCGCCCCCCTCGCCCCGGGTGACCTCCAGCGGGGCCGGGTGATCGCCCTCGACGAGCCGATGCCGCCGTGGGGCGTGAGCCCGCGCGAGATGTACGGACACCAGGGCGTCTACCGCTACGCGTGA
- a CDS encoding tyrosinase family oxidase copper chaperone encodes MYAAAAAAAARPSRRTVLRTAFTAAVLAGTAAALAPVLGARRPRQTLTPAPLTEETYRGRHISVDLAGAGVRIDGRPLHVMRRADGSYLSGVNHFESFATPLELARAAVDELGTTQLALAAPHHG; translated from the coding sequence ATGTACGCAGCAGCAGCAGCAGCAGCAGCCCGACCGAGCCGCCGCACGGTCCTGCGTACGGCCTTCACCGCGGCCGTGCTCGCCGGCACGGCCGCGGCCCTGGCCCCCGTCCTCGGGGCCCGGCGCCCGCGCCAGACCCTCACCCCGGCGCCGCTCACCGAGGAGACGTACCGCGGCCGCCACATCAGCGTCGACCTCGCGGGGGCCGGGGTGCGCATCGACGGCCGCCCCCTGCACGTCATGCGGCGTGCCGACGGCAGTTACCTGAGCGGGGTCAACCACTTCGAGTCCTTCGCGACCCCGCTGGAGCTGGCCCGGGCCGCCGTCGACGAACTCGGCACCACCCAGCTGGCCCTCGCGGCCCCGCACCACGGCTGA
- a CDS encoding GNAT family N-acetyltransferase: MTATLTRLTAPALRAHRDELAALLRDVVADGASLGFLTGLGHEEAAAWWDSLLPTVEEGTLALWISRAPDGRLDGTVGWHRETKPNGRHRAELRKLMVHPSARGRGTARALLAEAEHQAAVAGIVLLFLDTETGSPAERVYRAAGWTEAGTIPDYATDPAGRLCPTTLYYKHPERAAERR, encoded by the coding sequence ATGACGGCCACCCTCACCCGCCTCACCGCGCCCGCACTGCGCGCCCACCGCGACGAACTCGCCGCCCTCCTGCGCGACGTCGTCGCGGACGGAGCCTCCCTCGGCTTCCTCACCGGCCTCGGCCACGAGGAGGCCGCCGCCTGGTGGGACTCCCTGCTGCCCACCGTCGAGGAGGGCACCCTCGCCCTCTGGATCTCCCGGGCCCCCGACGGCCGGCTCGACGGCACCGTCGGCTGGCACCGGGAGACCAAGCCGAACGGCCGCCACCGCGCCGAACTGCGCAAGCTGATGGTCCACCCGTCCGCCCGGGGCCGCGGCACCGCCCGTGCCCTGCTCGCCGAGGCCGAGCACCAGGCCGCCGTGGCCGGGATCGTCCTGCTGTTCCTCGACACGGAGACCGGCAGCCCGGCGGAACGGGTCTACCGCGCGGCCGGCTGGACCGAGGCCGGCACCATCCCCGACTACGCCACCGACCCGGCCGGGCGGCTGTGCCCCACGACCCTCTACTACAAGCACCCCGAGCGGGCCGCCGAGCGGAGGTGA